Proteins from a genomic interval of Zingiber officinale cultivar Zhangliang chromosome 1B, Zo_v1.1, whole genome shotgun sequence:
- the LOC122029912 gene encoding uncharacterized protein LOC122029912, giving the protein MEVTEIDMRSSGVEAAAGKKPTSLSRLQNQAPASPLQINTNKVKESLTWEEDDAAPIPLLSPLVVSPSPLMWDGDDDDDDAMEEDEASEANMEATSSPQGWRHPALPVPVLEPASLVPFFEFQCFFAQY; this is encoded by the coding sequence ATGGAAGTTACAGAGATCGATATGCGAAGCAGCGGCGTCGAAGCGGCTGCCGGCAAGAAGCCGACCAGTCTGAGCCGGCTCCAGAATCAGGCGCCGGCATCTCCTCTACAAATCAATACCAATAAGGTGAAGGAGAGCCTCACGTGGGAGGAGGACGATGCAGCTCCAATTCCGTTGCTGTCGCCGCTTGTCGTTTCGCCTTCGCCATTGATGTGGGAcggcgacgacgacgacgacgacgctaTGGAAGAGGACGAGGCGAGCGAAGCGAATATGGAGGCGACGTCATCGCCGCAGGGATGGCGTCATCCGGCTCTCCCGGTGCCGGTGCTGGAGCCGGCTTCCTTGGTGCCGTTCTTTGAGTTTCAGTGCTTCTTTGCGCAGTACTAG